A stretch of the Bradyrhizobium arachidis genome encodes the following:
- a CDS encoding cupin domain-containing protein, with protein MNDMSTLDDLKSAHLTALWEHAGTALSHEPRPTEPPFYWSWNSLKRFGEIAADQVSTELAERRVLVLANPAFGGKLATTGTLNAAIQILNPGETAEPHRHSMAAIRLITNHDGGFTTVNGLKCPMHAGDLLLTPPWCWHGHKNDTDRRIMWIDVLDVPLVIGWNGVFFEHPAEDSPRVEQAIAFPDAAWSGSGIVQSILAADTSFSPRLRYPWSEAKIALDAAQGDEDGRTEVHYVNPLNGDPVMPTIDCHAVRLSPNMATRARRSTASTVCFVVSGQGQSTVGQERFSWSENDVFTIPNWQWASHQAQGGPAYIVEVSNRGMLAKLGLLRAEVKSQA; from the coding sequence ATGAACGACATGTCGACGCTTGACGATCTCAAAAGTGCCCACTTGACGGCGCTATGGGAGCATGCCGGCACCGCGCTCAGTCATGAGCCGCGCCCGACCGAGCCACCCTTCTATTGGTCTTGGAATAGCCTTAAGCGCTTCGGCGAGATCGCCGCCGATCAAGTCAGCACCGAGCTCGCCGAGCGGAGGGTGCTGGTCCTGGCCAATCCGGCATTCGGCGGGAAGCTTGCGACGACGGGAACGCTCAACGCGGCGATTCAGATTCTGAACCCAGGCGAGACTGCTGAGCCGCATCGACATTCGATGGCGGCGATCCGATTGATCACAAATCATGATGGTGGATTCACGACGGTCAACGGATTGAAATGCCCGATGCATGCGGGTGACTTGCTCTTGACGCCGCCGTGGTGCTGGCACGGTCACAAGAACGATACGGACAGGCGCATCATGTGGATAGATGTGCTCGATGTCCCGCTTGTGATCGGCTGGAATGGTGTTTTCTTCGAGCATCCCGCTGAGGATAGCCCGCGGGTCGAGCAAGCAATTGCTTTCCCTGATGCCGCGTGGTCTGGATCTGGAATAGTTCAGTCGATCCTGGCGGCCGACACGTCATTCTCTCCAAGGCTTCGTTACCCCTGGAGCGAGGCCAAGATTGCGCTCGATGCGGCTCAGGGCGACGAAGATGGCCGTACGGAGGTTCACTACGTCAATCCGCTCAATGGCGACCCCGTGATGCCGACAATCGACTGTCATGCCGTTCGTCTTTCGCCGAACATGGCGACGCGTGCGCGGCGCAGCACTGCGAGCACAGTTTGCTTTGTCGTCAGCGGTCAAGGACAAAGCACCGTTGGCCAAGAACGGTTCAGTTGGTCTGAGAACGACGTCTTTACTATTCCAAACTGGCAATGGGCCAGTCACCAGGCCCAAGGCGGTCCCGCCTACATCGTCGAGGTATCCAATCGCGGGATGCTCGCCAAGCTGGGTCTCCTGCGCGCCGAGGTTAAGAGCCAGGCTTGA
- a CDS encoding CBS domain-containing protein, whose protein sequence is MKVKDVMHKGVDWVSPDTPVTEIAKLMQGHDVGCIPIGEDDHLIGMVTDRDIVCKGLASKDFNAARMTARDVMTEGIHCCREDDDLAKAVHHMETLKIRRLPVINKSKRMVGMISLGDVGQFATTDLLTQCVKGVSAHH, encoded by the coding sequence ATGAAGGTCAAGGACGTGATGCATAAGGGCGTCGATTGGGTCAGCCCCGACACCCCAGTCACCGAGATCGCCAAATTGATGCAAGGGCACGACGTCGGCTGCATTCCGATCGGCGAAGACGATCATCTGATCGGGATGGTGACCGATCGCGACATCGTCTGCAAAGGCCTTGCGAGCAAGGACTTCAACGCCGCGCGCATGACGGCGCGGGACGTGATGACCGAAGGCATCCATTGCTGCCGGGAAGACGACGATCTGGCGAAAGCCGTGCATCACATGGAGACGCTGAAAATCCGCAGGCTGCCTGTGATCAACAAGAGCAAGCGGATGGTCGGCATGATCAGCCTGGGTGATGTCGGCCAATTCGCCACCACTGATCTGTTGACCCAATGCGTCAAGGGCGTGTCGGCCCATCATTGA
- a CDS encoding aminoacyl-tRNA deacylase, which yields MSIAPTLHRYLDAEKIQYAEIPHDLTMSSTRTAQACHVSGDRLAKAVVLRHDGGYMLAVVPASHHLNLPDLKERLGEDLAMANESEINRLFADCAHGAVPAVGRCYGLDLIVDDSIRAQPEVYIEAGDHETLLQLTHAQFERLTANAPHGRFSMHD from the coding sequence ATGTCCATTGCCCCCACGCTGCACCGCTATCTGGATGCCGAGAAGATCCAGTATGCCGAGATCCCGCACGATCTCACCATGTCATCCACGCGCACGGCGCAGGCCTGCCACGTCTCGGGCGATCGTCTCGCCAAGGCCGTCGTGCTCCGGCATGACGGCGGCTATATGCTCGCGGTCGTGCCGGCATCGCACCATCTCAACCTGCCGGACTTGAAGGAGAGGCTTGGCGAGGATCTCGCCATGGCCAACGAATCCGAGATCAACCGGCTGTTCGCGGATTGCGCGCACGGAGCGGTTCCGGCCGTCGGCCGGTGCTACGGGCTCGATCTCATCGTCGATGACAGCATCCGGGCCCAGCCCGAGGTCTATATCGAAGCCGGCGATCACGAGACGCTGCTCCAGCTCACCCATGCGCAGTTCGAGCGACTGACGGCTAATGCGCCGCATGGACGCTTCAGCATGCACGACTGA
- a CDS encoding alpha/beta hydrolase, giving the protein MIVQRLLQRDSHHSLSRRALLGGLVSAGGALALGGCAGLGATGARFDASSLSVDPTLLVTTTRKPVNGGRTKPWFGPERATKMTVARARLVAPDESRLSLTSVGLGDWRLDRVEPVPAEIGDLLAQAGGGGDALIYVHGFKQTFETAALDAAHLSDGIKFRGRTMVFSWPSKAGLFDYAYDRDSAMWSRDDFERVLSSLVSASGGGRVHIVAHSMGTMLTLESLRQLYARYGDTVTSKIGAIVFAAPDIDMDVFSSAIHRIGPLAGKITVIAATNDRALALSGQIAGGMTRVGAAEKTAIEQLGVRVVDASQEGWGIINHDLFLSNAEVQRVIRRSIDGTTA; this is encoded by the coding sequence GTGATCGTCCAACGTCTTCTGCAACGCGACTCCCATCATTCGCTTTCGCGCCGCGCGCTCCTGGGCGGGCTTGTGTCGGCCGGCGGCGCCCTCGCGCTCGGCGGATGCGCAGGCCTGGGCGCGACTGGCGCGCGCTTCGACGCGTCGTCCCTTTCCGTTGATCCCACATTGCTCGTCACCACCACGCGCAAGCCCGTGAACGGCGGTCGCACGAAACCCTGGTTCGGGCCGGAGCGCGCGACCAAAATGACGGTCGCGCGGGCAAGGCTGGTGGCGCCGGACGAGAGCCGTCTTTCTCTCACCTCGGTCGGACTTGGTGATTGGCGCCTCGATCGGGTCGAACCGGTGCCGGCCGAAATTGGCGATCTCCTTGCGCAGGCCGGCGGGGGAGGAGACGCGCTGATCTATGTGCATGGCTTCAAGCAGACATTCGAGACGGCGGCGCTCGATGCCGCCCATCTCTCCGATGGGATCAAGTTCCGCGGCCGGACCATGGTGTTCTCCTGGCCCTCCAAGGCTGGACTGTTCGACTATGCCTATGACCGCGACAGCGCGATGTGGTCCCGCGACGATTTCGAACGCGTGCTCTCGTCGCTGGTGTCGGCTTCAGGCGGCGGCCGCGTGCACATCGTTGCGCACAGCATGGGAACCATGCTGACGCTCGAAAGCCTGCGCCAGCTCTATGCGCGATACGGCGACACGGTCACGAGCAAGATCGGCGCGATCGTGTTTGCCGCGCCTGATATCGACATGGACGTGTTCTCGTCGGCGATCCACCGCATCGGTCCGCTTGCCGGCAAAATCACCGTGATCGCCGCGACGAACGATCGCGCACTGGCACTGTCGGGGCAAATCGCAGGTGGAATGACCAGGGTCGGCGCCGCCGAGAAAACCGCCATCGAACAGCTCGGCGTGCGCGTGGTCGATGCTTCCCAGGAAGGCTGGGGCATCATCAACCACGATCTGTTTCTATCGAATGCGGAAGTGCAGCGGGTGATCCGCCGCTCGATCGACGGTACGACCGCGTAG